The Cytobacillus firmus genome segment AGGGGAGGAGGAGTGATTATGGAACGGTTTTTGCGTTCACCTTTTACAATGAGCGTGTTTCTGATTGGGCTTGCGGTCATTTATTCAATGAGCATCGTTTTAGAGCAGCGGAATTACATGACAACAATGATTTTTATTGCTTATGCTATTTTTGTCATCATTTATTTCGGAACAATGGTTTATTTTAACCGTAAGTACCCAGACCGGAAGATTCGTATTCTTACATTCATCCCTTATGAGCTGAAAGAAGAAGATGAAGGACATCAGTATATTACGTATCGGGCTTGCCGCAAGGTGTATATTTATTACTATTTTGCAATTCCGGCAGCGATTGTTGCGGTGACACTGTTTAGAGAAGTCGAACTGCTTCCTGTCATCACTTTGACTGTACTTGGCATTGGGCAGTATTTTATTTTTTGGTCGGAAGTTAAAAAACTTTATGAATAAAGGGGAGGATGAAGGATATGTTGTTATCGTATATTTTAGTATTTCTTCTGGCAGCGATTCCGTTATTTGAACTTGTTGCTGTGATTCCATTGGCTATCATCGGAGGTCTATCTCCAGTACTGACAGCGATACTTGCTTTTTTGGGGAATGCTCTGACAGTGGTTCTTTTAATTTTATTTGTGGATCAAGTGAAGATATGGATGAGAAAGCGAAAACAAAAGAAACGTATGCAAGATATTATGCATGTGGAAGAAGTTGCGGCAGCACAAGCTGATGCTGAAGGCATGGAAGAGTCAAAAAAAGGAAAACGGGCACGGGCACTATTTGATAAGTATGGCTTACCTGGCTTAGCGATCATTGGCCCATTTTTCGTGGGTTCTCATATATCCGCGTTTATGGGAATGAGCTTTGGTTCGACAAGAAAGAGGGTAACCGGCTGGATGTTGACCAGTTTATTCCTTTGGACAGTCATTATGGCTGTAGCTTCAAGTTATGGAATCACCTATTTTATGCCTCATGTTGAAGAAGATGGTTTTTTAATCCGCCTATTCAGCAACTAATACTTCATGTGAGACTTTTATAATCCTTCATACCAATTCAGTAATCGGGGTATTTTTCTTAGTGTTAAGAAAGCGTCTTTTTCCTTAGCTTTTTATTTCGTGGTTCGGCGAATTTTCTGTTTATTTCGGGCGAATTCAGTCATTTTGCATGGTAGAGTGATGGATATTTGTTGAAAGTACGAAGTTTGCATTAGGAGAAATGAGTTTTGAGGAGTTTTCCATCCAGTGCTGTCTCCAATATTAATAAAATACTACAAGCGGGCGCATTTCAAAATAAGGAATGCGTCTGTTTTTATTTTTATGTAAAAGGCTATAGCCAGCCAAAGGCCATAGCCTCTATTGGGATATATTATTTTATATTTTTGTCAGCAAATACAGCCATAGCGTCACACATGAATTGAGCTAAGCCTTCACCAAATTGGTCAATATTCTTAGTGAAGCGCTCGTCATCAACATACATTTGACCTAAACCCTTGAATGCATCAAGAGAGTAGTTCCCCAATTTATTTAAGAAATGGTACCACTCCTTCATCCCTTCTTGAGCCTCTTGGGAATCAGGTGAGAGATGGCGAATCGCGGCAAGGCTGCGATAAATATCGTTGAATTTTTCCTGGTCAAAAGCCGTCATGTTTTTCGCTTTTTCATTCGCTTCATCGACAGCCTTGTCACCCCACCTTTCTCTTGCTTCTTGTTCATATGGGTTATGGCTAAAGTCAAAGCCTTCAAATTTTTCCTGTTTAGACATTAGTATTTCTCCTTTCGAATGCTGGATGGTTTTTTCAATAGTCCCGATCATTTTTTCGAGTCGTCTCTTTTTTTCCAGAAGCATATTATGCTGAATGATCAGCGCTTCCTCCCGGTCAAATGATGGGCTATCTATGATTTCCTTGATTTTCTTCAAAGGGAAGCCAAGCTCTTTAAAAAATAAGATTTGCTGGAGGGTTTCGAGATTCTCGTCAGAATATACCCGATAACCTGCTTCAGTGATTTCTTCTGGAGTTAATAATCCAATTTCATCATAATGATGCAGTGTGCGCACACTAATTCCCACCAAATCAGCAACTTCCTTCACTTTCATCGTGTATCGCTCCCTTCACTAGTTACTATAAAGTATCCCGTAACGTGAGAGTCAATATGAATTTTAAAGATTTTTGCTGCGTATACAGCATTTTTTTGAATTAACGGTGCAGACAAGTTTAATAATAATTACTTACATTCTAATATCATTCTTTTAACCAGCTATTAACGATATCTTCAAAACCATGATCTTGCCAAGGAACAATTGCTTTATGTTCTCCAACTTGTGAAATTTTTTCTTGAAATAGCAAATCGCGCAAAAAGTATGCTAACCGTGAATAACCAAATTTTTTTCCACCATTTATCGAAAACCACTCTTGGCCGGGCAGCAGAAAAGAAAATAACTTATATGTCAGGAGGCTTCAAACTGAATTATGGTTAAAAAGGCTCTTTTCGTATAAATAGTTGTTTTTCGCTTATTAACGCAGGCCGGGCGTTAAGCCTCATCGGCGCTTCGCGTCTGCGGAGGCTCACCTGTCCGGCTATGATTACAGATCCATCCACATTAAGATAAGCCTTTTCATTTCTTTTTTACCTTCTTTTTTACCCTCTTGGCAATCATGATGGCGGTAAAAAACAAGGGGATATAAATGAATGTAAAAACAAAGCCAGCTTTCCCAAAATAGTCATTTAGCTGACTAATCCTTTCACGCGAATTAACAAAGTTAATCAGAATTAATAAAGCACTGACAATAAAAAACACGCCTACTTTTTGCTTAATATTAAAAATCCTTTTGATAAGTCTGGAACAAATCCAAATGGCAATACACACATTCGGAAGCATTATTAAGTTCCAGTTTGCAATTCCAATATATTCAAAACGCTCCACAAATGGCATTTCGACGATTTTCCACATGGTCAAAGTGGGCCAAACCTGTTTAGCAAGCTGATCTTCCGAATAATAGGCAAAGGTAATGACTGCTAATATCGTATAGATCAAGGTTGTGGTGAAAACAGCAAGGTGGGCCCACTTTTTGGATTTCTTAGGTTCTTTTATAAAAGGATAAGTGAACAGAATAATCTCAAATCCGATGAAGGTAAGTGACATATTGTAGGAACCGATGAGCAGTTCCTTCACTGAATGATTCCAAATTGGGAGGAGATTATAAAAATTTGAGAACTTAACTGCCCAGCCAAATGTGAGGAGGAGATAAGCCGGCAATACCAGGCCGAAAAAGGCTATCCCGACTACCGTTCTGAACCCTCCAAAAATGATATAAACACAAAGTATCATGAATGCAAGAGAGTACCAGACAGTGTTCAGATCCGGAAACATCCACACTTGAATGACTTCGATAAAGGTTCGTAATATAGCTAGTACGTATAAAAAAAAGTACCCAATGAAAATGGAACTGATTGCTTTGCCGATGAAATTTCCATAAAGGTACGTATGGGCTGTGACAAAATCCCCATCAACCGTTTCGGCAATTTTATATATCATCCAAACTAAAACATGTATGCATCCCCCGGCAAGCAGGATGGAAATCCAGGCATCATAGCCTGCATCTTCTGCGATGTCTCTCTGATAACCAAGAACTCCAATGCCAATTTGCATGGACATAATTAAATAAAACACCAAGAATGGAGATACTTTCAATCTATCTGGTAGTGGCTGCTCCTGAATCTGGCTCACCTCCGTTTCGTGATTGGTAACTGGCTACGGTAAAAATGATATTAATCCATATCCTTTTTTTCTGTGCTATTTCTTGCCAAGCTGAAAAGGATTTCTGGTCCGCAAAAAGAGCGGCCGCTTCGAATGCTTGTGAAATGGAAGCTTGAGCATCGCTTCTTTACCTGCAACTCTTGCCGGATATAATTGCTTAAGTGATGTTTCAATCGTCAGCATGATGTAGCCATTTTTGTTAAGGCCTCACAAATCCGCATATCTGCAACAGGTTACAGTTTAAAGTCATTGATTTCCCGGAATTCCTATTCCGTGAGAAACTCTTAATCCTATCTTCATCCATTAAAGTGGCTGTGAAAGAAAGCCTAAAGAGCACTATTGTTTATGTTCGGCATTACACTTATTGTTTCCGTATTTGGAAAAGTTATGAATGAGTGGATAAGAATTGCTGGAGCAATCCTTATTTTATAAACGAAGAAGCTGTTGGAAGAAGAGTGTAAATAAAGCATTAATTTTATACATATATATTAGATTCCGATTATGAACAAGATAACAAATCCTGAGTACTTAGCTGCCTAATCAAATCAGGAAGCCTTTGTTAATGAGAAAAACGGCTAGGAATAAAAGGTATAAGCGCTTGAATACAGAATATATTCACAATAGAAACAGTTTGCAGGGGGTATTTAATATTAATAAGCGAGATGAAACACCTGAGGAAAAAAGAGAACGACTAAAACAAAGTGAATTAAATACAACTTCTGCTTTAAACGATTCGCTAAATAGAGGAAGTAAAGCGAATTTAACTTTTGGACCGATAGCTATTAACTTTAATGTGATTACACTTAACAGTGAGGAGTGGTTGTATGCAAGTTGTAACTAACATGTATGTAGAACAACTCGACATGCATTGGCATGAAAATGAATGGTTTGCATCCATAGATCAGGCGCTTCATGAAGTCACTGCAGCTGAAGCAGCATGGAGAAGTTCTGGAAACAGCAATTCGATTTGGCAGATTGTTAATCACTTGATATTTTGGAATGAGGACATAACCCATCGAATCGAGGGCACTGAAAATCCTCGTAAGGCACAAGACAATGAAGTAACCTTTGGAAATCCGGGGGATCCAGAGGACGAATCCGGATGGGCGCAGACAGTGCAGCGTCTTAATGACGTCATGAATAAATTAAAAGAAGTCATTGCGGAACTTGATGATGAAAAGTTAAAAGCTCCGTATGCAGCCAACAGTAACTCTATTGAGCGTTTACTAAGCAATATCATGATGCACGATACGTATCATGTAGGCCAAATTGTTCTTTTGCGAAAGCTGCAATCCTCATGGCCTGGGGTGGATTGGTCTTAAAACAGCACAATAAAGCAGAATTGACGGTAGAGAGGGAAATAGCCATTATATTAAAGAGAAAAATAGTAACTGCTATTCTAAGCAGTTTGTTATTGCATTGGTTTTTTCAATCCTTGGCTGGTTTGAAGAGGTAGGAGATTGGGGTATGGCTTACGAATATATTAGTATAAAATGAAGGAAGAATAGAAAATGATTATTATGTATACATGATACTCAGAGAATAGGAGAGCAAATCAATGTCAGAACCGAAGATGAAAGAAACCGGCAAAAGTGTAATTGAATTTATTGAAAGTGTGGAAAATGAGAAGAAGAAGGCAGATGCCTATCAGCTGTTAGAAATTTTCGAAGAGGTAACTGGTTTTGAGGCGAAAATGTGGGGGCCCAGTATTATAGGCTTTGGCAGCTACCACTATAAGTATGCATCAGGACGCGAAGGGGATGCGCCTTTAGTGGGTTTTTCCCCAAGGAAGGCTAAGATTAGTCTTTATTTGACCTATGAAAGTGAGGAAAGAGAAAAACTATTAGAAAGCTTTGGTAAACACACGAAGAGTAAGGCTTGTATTTATGTTAATAAATTAGCAGATATCAATACCAGTGTATTAAAGGACTTAATTAAACTTACAGTAGAAACATATCAGAGTCTTTATCCGAACGAATAGAATTATTGCCATTGTTCTAAATCGATATCAACAAAACCGGCGCGTTTCTTTAGCAAGAAAGCGTCTACTTTATCCTTACACATAAAAATAATGATGATTATCTCTACAAGGTGCGTCGAAGATTTAACCAGTTTTTACTGGTTTTATTTTTTATATGAACTTTTATTCCATTACCAGGGTAAAACCTGCCAGATGCGAACGGGATGATAACGATGACGAAATTATCGTATAGTGGTTTAAAATATGGAGAAAGCGATGTGGAAATAAAATTATTGGTGGATTTACAAAACGATTGGTTGGAGGTGACGCATACCAAGGAAGTGTCTCAAGTAATGAATAAATCAACTGGCGAATATATCCAGGTGTATCGAAATACCTTAAAATTTGAGGTAGTATCATAGTATGAAGAAAATGCGAATTTAATTTATAGTTGTAGCCATAACGAATAGCAAAGTTCGTTTTGGCTTTTTTTTGTTCATTTCACAGTTGAATTCGTAAATCCCAATTATCACTCTGCAATAAATAATTCAGTGTCCTGATAAGGTGTGAATGGATCTGGGAAATGCACTTAAATACAATTTAAATGTTGTCATATTAATAAAAAATATTACGAATTCGTATGTGAAAGTCATTGCTTTTTAATGTATTTTACTCCAAAACTGAACTGCTCAGTTATATAGGAAAGTCTTTTATTTATTTCCTGTTCCTTTTTCCAGACCTTGAAAACTCTCCATTCTCGTTACCCAGTATCCGCTGTAATATAGAGTGAGAAAGATGACAAAATCATATAAAGTAGACCAGTTTTTGGGATTGTAGAAATCAATGGCGTTAAATAAATTCATTCCACCGAAAGCTGCAATGGCAGAGAATATGATTCCCTTCAGCAATGTATTCATTTCAGGTTTAATCTGCAGAGCTAGCATGATACCTACTGGAGCCAGTGAAAAGTGATACGGCAAAAATAAAAATGGTGCCAGGGGGATAATAACCATAGGGTAGGACCATAACCCCAAAGATAATGCTGCCAGATCTATTGTCAGGGATAAAATGATGACTGCCAATCCAGCCAGGAGAAGACGCCCGGTGCTGTCTTTCTTCCTGCACTTAAACCATATCAGCCAGGGAATGATAAACAAAGCAAGTCCGGCCCACCATTGCCACGTATTAATAAAATTATTCTTCACTATATCCGCGAATACAGAGCTTATATCCGTAAATTGTTCGTATGCCTGTTCAGACTTGACCAGTCCTTTTTCAAACGCCATGGCAGCTCCCCCATTCTTTTTACTTATTTTCAATTGATTTTTTTGTATTTTCTTTCCACCTTTAGACAATAGGTCAGAAGATGCCGAACACATTCGAAGCAATCTTTAATATGCTCAGAATTTCATTTGATAATACTAATGAATCGAAATCTCCGCTTCATATGATTGAAGTTAGAGACTTGTGGAAGTATGTAACCTTAGTAGAAGAATTTATTCGGTATGAAGAAATGAGCTTAGTAGAATTATAAATTCAGATAAAAGATCCATTTATTACAGGCATTCGGATCTTAAGTTATCCAAATGGCTTAAGGTCCGGTGCCTTTTTTTGTATGTTTCAGCTATTTTCAGCCGGGTACAAGAAATGAAAAGCTTTTTATTAAAATAGAGAATCCAAAATCCTTTAAGTTATATGAATGAGATTTGGGCTGTACCCCATAGGAGGGATATCAATGGATAAGGTGGATACCAGGCATATGGAAAGAGACACCGAGGACAAGCGGCAGAAGGCGACTGGCACTCATGGGATGGCTGCTTCTGCAGTTCATGAAGCAACGAAGGCAGGTGCCGAAATCTTAAGAAACGGCGGCAACGCCATGGATGCCCTGGTCGCGATCCAATTTGCTCTTAGTGTGGTTGAAGTGTTTAACACTGGCATAGGAGCAAGCGGATATATCGTGTATTTTGATCAGAAAACAAAAAGACCAGGGTGATCAACGGCCATTCACAGACACCTTCAGGGGCAGATAAAGATCAGTTCACAAATGAAAAGGGAGAAACCACTCCTTATTTTCAGCAGACCATTGATGCCAGGTTTGCAGGAATTCCAGGCATTATGAAGGCTATGGGAGAGGGGCATCAAAAGTTTGGGACAAAGCCGATGGAGGACCTGATTGAGCCTGCCGTTAAACTGGCTGAAGAAGGCTTTAGGGTGAATTGGCAATGGGACGAAGTCATCGAAATCCTTCATATCAGATTGGGGGAAGAAGCAAAGAAATTTTTTATGCCTGAAGGAGTCCCTTTAGTGAAAGGAGATTGGGTTCGAAACAAAGATCTGGCAAAGACTCTTAGAATCCTGCAAAAGAAAGGGATAAAAGCGATTTATGAAGGTGAAATTGCAGATGCCATCATCCATACACTTAAAGAGCAGGGCGGTATTATGACGAATGAGGATCTGCAAGACTATCGGGCACCGATAGAAGAACCTTTGATGGGAACATACAGAGGCTATGAAATTGCCGTTCCAGGACCACCTAATGGCGGGGGAATTTCATTGCTGCAGATTTTAGGGATTCTGGAAGGGTTTGAGCTTAACAGGTATAGAGTATCTTCCTGGGAAAAGTATTATTTATTCTCAGAGGCAATGAGATTAGCATTCACTGATAAGCTGGCTTATATCGGAGATCCTAATTTTTCTGAAATTCCGGTTGAAGGTCTGCTTCAAAAAGAGGGGAAGGATTGACTGGAAATCGAGAAATGCGGAAATTGACTGCGGCAACCCCTGGAAGTTCCAGGGCAGCGATCGTCCGAGAGGCGAAGTAAAAGTGCATCAAACAGGAAAGGATACTACGCATTTTACCGTAGCTGACAGATGGGGGAACATTGCAGCCTGCACGTCTTCAAATGAGCATATTATGGGTTCAGGCATCATGGTACCAGGTTACGGATCTTTGCTGAACAATGATTTGACCGATTTTACCCCGGAAGCGAACCATATCAATAGCCTGGCACCAAATAAACAGCCGGTCAGTGCAAAAGTACCTGCTGTAGTACTAAAGGATGGGGTGCCGGTTTTAACGCTGGGCTCTCCTGGGGGGCCAACTATTGTTGCTTCAGTTTCACAAGTTATCAGTCATATTCTCGACTTTGAAATGGATGTAAAAGCCGCAATTGAAGAACCCAGGATTTATAACAGTGTGGGACCGGATGTCTGGTCTGAGCAAGGTATTGCCCAAAGTGTACTTGACAGACTCCGCAAAATGGGATTTCAGTTTGATGATACGGACAGACCCATTGGGAATGTCCAGGCAATCTTTTTGGATCATGACACCGGCATGCTGCATGGTGCAGCTGATTCAAGCAGGCCAGGATCGGCCATTGGAATTAATGAAGTATAGCCAGAAGATTATTAAAAAGGAGTGATTGCGTTGAATCAATATGAAGCCTATTTGGATGACAAAATGCCTGAAATGATGAACCTGCTCGAGGAACTGGTGAATATAGACAGCGGCTCTTACCATAAAGAAGGAGTGGACAAGGTTGGTACTGTTTTGAGGAAGGAATTTGAGAAGTTGGAAATGGATGTTCTTGTTCACCGTGAAGCGGAGTATGGAGACCATCTGGAGATAAAAGCCGAAAAGGATAGTGACCCTAAAATCATTATTATTGCCCATATGGATACCGTATTTCCAGAGGGAGAATCAGAAAAACGGCCATTCAAAGTGATTGGTGATAAAGCTTATGGACCGGGAGTGAGTGATGAAAAGGCAAGCCATGTATCCGTTTTGTACGCATTGAAACTTCTAAAGGAAAGAGGCTCGGAAGCATATAAAAATGTACATCTGATTTTTAATAGTGATGAAGAAATCGGATCACGAAAATCAAAAGCCATTATAAAAGAGGCGTCGATAGGTAAAAAATTCTCACTTGTCGTTGAATCCGGAAGACCCGATGACGGCATAGTGACAGAGAGAAAAGGAATTGGCAGGTTTATCTTTGATGTTAAAGGAAAAAGTGCCCATGCCGGAGTTGAACCAGAAAGAGGGAGAAGTGCCATCGATGAACTGGCACATAAAGTAGTTAAACTTCATGACTTAAATGACTATGAGCGGGGCTTATCGGTCAATGTGGGTTTAATTCAAGGCGGCATCTCATCCAATACCGTCGCTCCGGATGCAGAAGCACAAGCGGATGTACGAGTGAAGAACATGGAACAGGCAAAGGAAATCACTGCAAAAATCACAGAAATTGCAGAGGAGGAGGAGGTGCAGGGAACAGAAACCAGCTTATCAGGTAAAATTGGAAGACCGCCAATGGAAAAAGTCGCAGGAACGGATAATTTGATTGAGGAAATAAAGGCTGCAGGGGAAGAACTGGGAATGTCGATCAGAGAAGTCAGCACCGGCGGAGGTTCGGATGCAGCGTATACATCCACTGAAGGTATCCCAACCGTAGACGGAATGGGGCCGCTCGGAGAATTTTCCCACAGTGAGACGGATGAATATGTCGATTTAAAAACATTTCCGAAGCGAGCGGCTTTATTGGCAAGAACGATTGAAAGGTTAAGCAGGGTATAGAATAAGAACTTAATTGCTCGGCCTGTGTGGGCCGGGTTTTTCTGTGGGGAAATTGAATAGCCCATGTAAGAATAAAAGCTTTGAGCCTGCAGATTTGGATTCATTTTTAAAAGGAAAGTGAGCCTCCATTTATCCTTACTTCAATAAAAAAATAATAAAAAACATTATTTATTTATTGAAAAACGATAAATAATGTAATAGAATCAAAATGAAAATATGAAGTGAGGTGTATATTCATGGAAAAAGTAACAACATTGTTTTTAAAAATAGCCGTCTTCCTTTTGGGGGTACCGATTTTGGTTTTGTGCATTTTTTTGGTACCTGAGCTGGGGGAAGCTGCAGGTGAATTGCTGCCGAATTTTGTTTTCATTAAATATTTGGTTTACATCGTGTTTTATGCTTCGACGATTCCTTTTTATTTTGCGCTGTATCAGGCTTTCAAACTTTTGCGCTATATTGACAAAAATAAAGCTTTCTCAGATTTATCTGTCATAGCTTTAAAGAAAATTAAATATTGTGCCATCACCATCGCTGGATTGCATGTACTGGTAGTACCGGTCTTCTATCTCTT includes the following:
- a CDS encoding small multi-drug export protein translates to MLLSYILVFLLAAIPLFELVAVIPLAIIGGLSPVLTAILAFLGNALTVVLLILFVDQVKIWMRKRKQKKRMQDIMHVEEVAAAQADAEGMEESKKGKRARALFDKYGLPGLAIIGPFFVGSHISAFMGMSFGSTRKRVTGWMLTSLFLWTVIMAVASSYGITYFMPHVEEDGFLIRLFSN
- a CDS encoding MerR family transcriptional regulator — protein: MKVKEVADLVGISVRTLHHYDEIGLLTPEEITEAGYRVYSDENLETLQQILFFKELGFPLKKIKEIIDSPSFDREEALIIQHNMLLEKKRRLEKMIGTIEKTIQHSKGEILMSKQEKFEGFDFSHNPYEQEARERWGDKAVDEANEKAKNMTAFDQEKFNDIYRSLAAIRHLSPDSQEAQEGMKEWYHFLNKLGNYSLDAFKGLGQMYVDDERFTKNIDQFGEGLAQFMCDAMAVFADKNIK
- a CDS encoding GerAB/ArcD/ProY family transporter codes for the protein MQEQPLPDRLKVSPFLVFYLIMSMQIGIGVLGYQRDIAEDAGYDAWISILLAGGCIHVLVWMIYKIAETVDGDFVTAHTYLYGNFIGKAISSIFIGYFFLYVLAILRTFIEVIQVWMFPDLNTVWYSLAFMILCVYIIFGGFRTVVGIAFFGLVLPAYLLLTFGWAVKFSNFYNLLPIWNHSVKELLIGSYNMSLTFIGFEIILFTYPFIKEPKKSKKWAHLAVFTTTLIYTILAVITFAYYSEDQLAKQVWPTLTMWKIVEMPFVERFEYIGIANWNLIMLPNVCIAIWICSRLIKRIFNIKQKVGVFFIVSALLILINFVNSRERISQLNDYFGKAGFVFTFIYIPLFFTAIMIAKRVKKKVKKK
- a CDS encoding DinB family protein, encoding MQVVTNMYVEQLDMHWHENEWFASIDQALHEVTAAEAAWRSSGNSNSIWQIVNHLIFWNEDITHRIEGTENPRKAQDNEVTFGNPGDPEDESGWAQTVQRLNDVMNKLKEVIAELDDEKLKAPYAANSNSIERLLSNIMMHDTYHVGQIVLLRKLQSSWPGVDWS
- a CDS encoding DUF1801 domain-containing protein, with translation MSEPKMKETGKSVIEFIESVENEKKKADAYQLLEIFEEVTGFEAKMWGPSIIGFGSYHYKYASGREGDAPLVGFSPRKAKISLYLTYESEEREKLLESFGKHTKSKACIYVNKLADINTSVLKDLIKLTVETYQSLYPNE
- a CDS encoding CBO0543 family protein — its product is MAFEKGLVKSEQAYEQFTDISSVFADIVKNNFINTWQWWAGLALFIIPWLIWFKCRKKDSTGRLLLAGLAVIILSLTIDLAALSLGLWSYPMVIIPLAPFLFLPYHFSLAPVGIMLALQIKPEMNTLLKGIIFSAIAAFGGMNLFNAIDFYNPKNWSTLYDFVIFLTLYYSGYWVTRMESFQGLEKGTGNK
- a CDS encoding gamma-glutamyltransferase; this translates as MKVCFKKRGRIDWKSRNAEIDCGNPWKFQGSDRPRGEVKVHQTGKDTTHFTVADRWGNIAACTSSNEHIMGSGIMVPGYGSLLNNDLTDFTPEANHINSLAPNKQPVSAKVPAVVLKDGVPVLTLGSPGGPTIVASVSQVISHILDFEMDVKAAIEEPRIYNSVGPDVWSEQGIAQSVLDRLRKMGFQFDDTDRPIGNVQAIFLDHDTGMLHGAADSSRPGSAIGINEV
- a CDS encoding M20 family metallopeptidase; protein product: MNQYEAYLDDKMPEMMNLLEELVNIDSGSYHKEGVDKVGTVLRKEFEKLEMDVLVHREAEYGDHLEIKAEKDSDPKIIIIAHMDTVFPEGESEKRPFKVIGDKAYGPGVSDEKASHVSVLYALKLLKERGSEAYKNVHLIFNSDEEIGSRKSKAIIKEASIGKKFSLVVESGRPDDGIVTERKGIGRFIFDVKGKSAHAGVEPERGRSAIDELAHKVVKLHDLNDYERGLSVNVGLIQGGISSNTVAPDAEAQADVRVKNMEQAKEITAKITEIAEEEEVQGTETSLSGKIGRPPMEKVAGTDNLIEEIKAAGEELGMSIREVSTGGGSDAAYTSTEGIPTVDGMGPLGEFSHSETDEYVDLKTFPKRAALLARTIERLSRV
- a CDS encoding DUF2975 domain-containing protein, translated to MEKVTTLFLKIAVFLLGVPILVLCIFLVPELGEAAGELLPNFVFIKYLVYIVFYASTIPFYFALYQAFKLLRYIDKNKAFSDLSVIALKKIKYCAITIAGLHVLVVPVFYLFAEFEDAPGVIFAGLLVPFASMVIAVFAAVLQKLLQEAIDIKSENDLTV